One genomic window of Catenulispora sp. MAP5-51 includes the following:
- a CDS encoding glycoside hydrolase family 3 N-terminal domain-containing protein, which translates to MRARTPWSRPLRSRTQARSTRRLVHVTVAAALTLATIDAVAATGAAANAAQPKYLDKTAPIAARVNDLLGRMTLPEKAGQMDQQLVDNATASAGGACGSAGFALPTPACMQSAIIDQNVGSILAGGTDNPADTTGSGTSGNTAQDWAADYNTIQQYAIAHSRLHIPLSFGVDAVHGFGHPWQAPLFPQSIGMGATWDPSQAQAGGAMTAAALRSTGWTWAFAPVQDLARDNRWGRTYETWAEEPALSSAMGAANVTGLQTPAPAGGLDVSATVKHFAGYSESVNGHDRNEALLPLNYLQSTILPSYAGAIDAGADAVMVDSGSINGVPATSSHYLLTDILRGQMGFKGVIISDYQDVQALQTSYHIAGSLPDAVAEAVNAGLDMSMEVNGPDQWQSAIVQDVGDGKIRMSTINDAVRRILTMKFQLGLFDQPCVADPSKPCLNAGAADAVVTSGRDQTLKATQESITLLRDQNSVLPLAAGARVVVTGPSADSMTNQLGGWSVSWQGVAGAGHVCCMGSPDQIPPGTTVQTGILGADTQATSIPDQAAAVAAAPNTDAYVAVVGEKAYAEGLGDNPAPALPPDQQALISALEATGKPVIVVVEAGRPVGLGSAEKADAVLMAYQGSTEAGQAVADVLFGKTDPSGHLSISWPSDAPAVGGDFDGSAPSPLGDEPKFFDQLPGTGSGPGHAYNPLYPFGYGLSYTTFSHSGLSVTPSASARGSLTATLTVANTGTRTGTDVVPLYVAQPVSSSAEPPQRLVGFTRVTLAAGASQTVKVTFPASALARSQGDIDASGPPTVEPGGYVLQIDKEADTTPYDVDLSAPFTLTGGR; encoded by the coding sequence ATGCGTGCTCGAACACCCTGGTCACGGCCGCTCAGGAGCCGTACACAGGCGCGCTCGACGCGGCGCCTGGTGCACGTCACCGTCGCCGCCGCGCTCACTTTGGCCACCATCGACGCGGTCGCCGCCACCGGCGCCGCGGCCAACGCCGCACAGCCGAAGTACCTCGACAAGACCGCGCCGATCGCCGCGCGGGTCAACGATCTGCTCGGCCGCATGACCCTGCCGGAGAAGGCCGGGCAGATGGACCAGCAACTGGTCGACAACGCGACCGCCTCCGCCGGCGGCGCCTGCGGGTCGGCCGGCTTCGCCCTGCCGACCCCGGCGTGCATGCAGTCGGCGATCATCGACCAGAACGTCGGATCGATCCTGGCCGGCGGGACCGACAACCCCGCGGACACCACGGGCAGCGGTACCAGCGGCAACACCGCTCAGGACTGGGCCGCCGACTACAACACCATCCAGCAGTACGCGATCGCCCACTCGCGGCTGCACATCCCGCTGAGCTTCGGCGTCGACGCCGTCCACGGCTTCGGCCACCCCTGGCAGGCGCCGCTGTTCCCGCAGTCCATCGGCATGGGCGCGACCTGGGATCCCTCGCAGGCCCAGGCCGGCGGCGCGATGACCGCCGCGGCCCTGCGCTCGACCGGCTGGACCTGGGCCTTCGCCCCGGTGCAGGACCTGGCGCGGGACAACCGCTGGGGCCGTACCTACGAGACATGGGCCGAGGAGCCGGCGCTGTCCTCCGCGATGGGCGCCGCAAACGTTACCGGCCTGCAGACCCCGGCCCCGGCCGGCGGCCTGGACGTCAGCGCGACCGTCAAGCACTTCGCCGGGTACTCGGAGTCGGTCAACGGCCACGACCGCAACGAGGCCCTGCTGCCCCTGAACTACCTGCAGAGCACGATCCTGCCGTCCTACGCCGGGGCGATCGACGCCGGCGCCGACGCGGTGATGGTCGACTCCGGCTCCATCAACGGCGTGCCGGCCACCTCCTCGCACTACCTGCTGACCGACATCCTGCGCGGCCAGATGGGCTTCAAGGGCGTCATCATCAGCGACTACCAGGACGTGCAGGCCCTGCAGACCTCGTACCACATCGCGGGGAGCCTGCCCGACGCCGTGGCCGAGGCGGTGAACGCCGGCCTGGACATGAGCATGGAGGTCAACGGCCCGGACCAGTGGCAGAGCGCGATCGTCCAGGACGTCGGCGACGGCAAGATCCGGATGTCGACGATCAACGACGCCGTGCGCCGCATCCTCACCATGAAGTTCCAGCTCGGCCTGTTCGACCAGCCCTGTGTGGCCGATCCGAGCAAGCCGTGCCTGAACGCCGGGGCCGCCGACGCCGTGGTGACCTCCGGGCGCGACCAGACGCTGAAGGCCACGCAGGAGTCGATCACGCTGCTGCGCGACCAGAACAGCGTGCTGCCGCTGGCCGCGGGCGCCCGCGTGGTGGTCACCGGCCCGAGCGCCGACTCGATGACCAACCAGCTCGGCGGCTGGAGCGTGAGCTGGCAGGGTGTCGCCGGTGCCGGGCACGTGTGCTGCATGGGCTCCCCGGACCAGATCCCGCCGGGCACCACGGTGCAGACCGGCATCCTGGGCGCCGACACACAGGCCACCTCCATCCCTGACCAGGCCGCAGCTGTGGCCGCCGCTCCCAACACCGACGCCTACGTCGCTGTGGTCGGGGAGAAGGCGTACGCCGAAGGCCTCGGCGACAACCCGGCCCCGGCCCTGCCTCCGGACCAGCAGGCGCTGATCTCGGCGCTGGAGGCGACCGGCAAGCCGGTGATCGTCGTGGTCGAGGCCGGCCGTCCGGTCGGGCTGGGCTCGGCGGAGAAGGCCGACGCGGTGCTGATGGCCTACCAGGGCAGCACCGAGGCCGGGCAGGCCGTGGCGGACGTGCTGTTCGGCAAGACCGACCCGAGCGGGCACCTGTCGATCAGCTGGCCGTCCGACGCGCCGGCCGTCGGCGGGGACTTCGACGGCAGCGCGCCGTCCCCGCTGGGCGACGAGCCGAAGTTCTTCGACCAGCTGCCCGGGACCGGCTCAGGGCCCGGACACGCCTACAACCCGCTCTACCCGTTCGGGTACGGGCTCTCCTACACCACCTTCAGCCACTCGGGGCTGTCGGTGACGCCGAGCGCCTCGGCGCGCGGCAGCCTCACCGCGACGCTCACCGTTGCCAACACCGGTACTCGGACGGGGACGGACGTCGTGCCGTTGTACGTGGCCCAGCCGGTCAGCTCGTCCGCGGAGCCGCCGCAGCGGCTGGTCGGGTTCACCCGGGTGACCCTGGCCGCCGGGGCGTCGCAGACCGTGAAGGTCACCTTCCCGGCCTCGGCGCTGGCCCGGAGCCAGGGCGACATCGACGCCTCCGGGCCGCCGACCGTCGAGCCGGGCGGGTACGTGCTGCAGATCGACAAGGAGGCTGACACCACGCCGTACGACGTCGACCTGTCGGCGCCGTTCACGCTGACCGGTGGTCGGTAG
- a CDS encoding DUF1015 family protein: MAHNDPQALRILPFRGLRFAPDRVSDPSAVTSPPYDMIGPDEARRLADIEEHNVVRLILAAPEELAGGPGAPVRYHRAATSLRSWIDDGVLRQDSEAAFYVYEQTGRGGRQRGLIALVELDDAEPAPAHRAILPHEAVTDSVVTDRLAQMRATDAHIEPILLTYEGDRTVSDLLDGVADRTEPLTAAITADGTEHRLWALTDPAATARIAADLLWHRALIADGHHRHAAYRRLRAERGGPAAYGLALLVDTSRYPLSLHAIHRVLPHVPLKTAVTQAGKVFAVRETSDPHHALDAIPAGEHAFVLSNGTTHYLLTAPDPAVLAETVPADKPAAWRALDATVLHHVLVEAIWQLPDTPEEVRFDHDPVHAVAEAARIGGTAVLLRPTTEDVVRQLAGAGVLMPRKSTAFGPKPATGLVMRLLEE, encoded by the coding sequence ATGGCACACAACGATCCGCAGGCACTCAGAATCCTCCCCTTCCGGGGACTGCGGTTCGCGCCGGACCGGGTCTCCGACCCGTCGGCGGTCACTTCGCCACCGTACGACATGATCGGTCCGGATGAGGCCAGGCGGCTGGCCGACATCGAGGAGCACAACGTAGTGCGCCTGATCCTGGCCGCGCCCGAAGAGCTGGCCGGCGGGCCCGGCGCACCGGTGCGCTACCACCGCGCGGCCACGTCGCTGCGGTCGTGGATCGACGACGGGGTGCTGCGGCAGGACAGCGAGGCGGCGTTCTACGTGTACGAGCAGACCGGCCGCGGCGGACGGCAGCGCGGACTGATCGCTCTGGTAGAGCTCGACGATGCCGAGCCCGCCCCGGCCCACCGCGCGATCCTGCCGCACGAGGCCGTGACCGACTCGGTGGTCACCGACCGCCTGGCGCAGATGCGCGCCACCGACGCCCACATCGAGCCGATCCTGCTCACCTACGAGGGCGACCGCACCGTCTCGGACCTGCTGGACGGCGTCGCCGACCGGACCGAGCCGCTGACCGCGGCCATCACCGCCGACGGCACCGAGCACCGCCTGTGGGCCCTGACCGACCCGGCGGCCACCGCCCGCATCGCCGCCGACCTGCTCTGGCACCGCGCCCTGATCGCCGACGGCCACCACCGCCACGCCGCCTACCGCCGCCTGCGCGCCGAACGCGGCGGCCCGGCGGCGTACGGCCTGGCCCTGCTGGTCGACACCAGCCGCTACCCGCTGAGCCTGCACGCGATCCACCGCGTCCTGCCGCACGTCCCCCTGAAGACGGCGGTCACGCAGGCCGGCAAGGTCTTCGCGGTCCGCGAGACCTCCGACCCGCACCACGCCCTGGACGCGATCCCCGCGGGCGAGCACGCCTTCGTCCTGTCGAACGGCACGACGCACTACCTGCTCACCGCCCCCGACCCGGCGGTCCTGGCCGAGACCGTCCCGGCCGACAAGCCGGCGGCCTGGCGCGCCCTGGACGCGACCGTGCTCCACCACGTCCTGGTCGAGGCGATCTGGCAGCTCCCGGACACCCCCGAGGAGGTCCGCTTCGACCACGACCCGGTCCACGCGGTCGCCGAGGCGGCGCGCATCGGCGGCACCGCCGTCCTGCTCCGCCCGACCACCGAGGACGTGGTGCGCCAGCTCGCCGGGGCCGGGGTGCTGATGCCGCGCAAGTCCACGGCGTTCGGCCCGAAGCCGGCGACGGGGCTGGTCATGCGGTTACTGGAGGAGTAG
- a CDS encoding PmoA family protein, with the protein MTASDSGLRAAPVVSANGDEVSVRVGAVEVLRARFADEAIPARECRAPYLHPIRTLAGGVVTGHRPYDHRWHKGLTMAVPYVAGSNFWGGPSYVDGRGYVDLGDVGRIATNSFEVLPDGTVAAELAWIGADGAPVLAERRTFAVRSVDPEAGCWTLEFRSELRTFGAGPVAFKSPTVLGRDRAGYCGFFWRGPRSFTGGRVLAANGLEGAEALMGERARWLAYIGEFDERDGFATLVFVPDGAAPEWFVRSEDYPGVNPSLAFRQPRVLAAGERLAVGYRMVIADGAWSRGRIGELLDRGATPPVTA; encoded by the coding sequence GTGACCGCCTCGGATTCCGGATTACGGGCCGCACCTGTCGTGAGCGCGAACGGCGACGAGGTCAGCGTCCGTGTGGGCGCGGTGGAGGTGCTGCGTGCCCGGTTCGCCGACGAGGCGATCCCGGCCCGCGAGTGCCGCGCCCCGTATCTCCATCCGATACGGACACTGGCCGGAGGTGTGGTGACCGGGCACCGTCCGTACGACCACCGGTGGCACAAAGGCCTGACCATGGCGGTGCCGTATGTGGCGGGCTCCAACTTTTGGGGCGGCCCGAGCTACGTCGACGGCCGTGGCTACGTCGACCTCGGCGACGTCGGCCGGATCGCCACGAACTCCTTCGAGGTGCTTCCCGACGGCACGGTCGCCGCAGAGCTGGCGTGGATCGGCGCCGATGGAGCCCCGGTCCTGGCCGAGCGGCGGACGTTCGCGGTCCGCTCCGTGGATCCCGAGGCGGGCTGCTGGACGTTGGAGTTCCGCAGCGAACTGCGAACGTTCGGCGCCGGCCCGGTGGCGTTCAAGAGCCCGACGGTGCTCGGCCGCGACCGGGCCGGCTACTGCGGCTTCTTCTGGCGCGGGCCCCGGTCGTTCACCGGCGGCCGGGTGCTGGCCGCGAACGGCTTGGAAGGCGCCGAGGCGCTGATGGGGGAGCGCGCGAGGTGGCTGGCGTACATCGGGGAGTTCGACGAGCGTGACGGCTTCGCCACGCTGGTGTTCGTCCCGGACGGCGCGGCGCCCGAGTGGTTCGTGCGCAGCGAGGACTACCCCGGGGTGAACCCGTCGCTGGCGTTCCGGCAGCCCCGGGTGCTGGCGGCGGGGGAGCGGCTGGCGGTGGGGTACCGGATGGTGATTGCGGACGGCGCCTGGTCGCGGGGGCGGATCGGGGAGTTGCTCGATCGGGGAGCTACTCCTCCAGTAACCGCATGA
- a CDS encoding LacI family DNA-binding transcriptional regulator, with product MKSTGQTTMRHVADRAGVSYQTVSRVINDAGGVAPETRERVLAAMRELNYRPSLAARALARARTDTIGLVLPFPVEVTFANAHFVQTVGGVDRVAAENDFSVLISSPDAEDLELSAHRRLVRRRAVDGVIVEAGMGDEGIGLLVEAGYPVVAIGHVALAVPSVRPDDESGAYGATQHLLALGHRRIALIAGGSPTNPTNLAQRARLRGCRRAAADAGVPLEEDLIAAGEFSLESGHRAAQTLFDRPDPPTAVLAFNDAMAIGAMRLLRERGISVPREVSVVGFDDTPTAALLTPSLTTVRIFSSELGQRAARTLIGMLRGTKVAPVPAVLPSQLVVRESTAPVRRE from the coding sequence ATGAAATCCACGGGACAGACCACCATGCGGCACGTCGCCGACCGGGCCGGCGTGTCCTACCAGACGGTCTCGCGGGTCATCAACGACGCCGGCGGCGTCGCCCCGGAGACCCGCGAGCGCGTCCTGGCCGCGATGCGCGAGCTCAACTACCGGCCCAGCCTCGCCGCCCGCGCGCTGGCCCGTGCCCGCACCGACACGATCGGCCTGGTGCTGCCGTTCCCGGTCGAGGTGACCTTCGCGAACGCGCACTTCGTGCAGACCGTCGGCGGCGTGGACCGGGTGGCCGCCGAGAACGACTTCAGCGTGCTGATCTCCAGCCCCGACGCTGAGGACCTGGAGCTGTCCGCGCACCGCCGCCTGGTGCGCCGCCGCGCGGTGGACGGCGTCATCGTCGAGGCCGGCATGGGCGACGAGGGCATCGGGCTGCTGGTCGAGGCCGGCTACCCGGTGGTGGCCATCGGGCACGTGGCCCTGGCCGTCCCCTCGGTCCGGCCCGACGACGAAAGCGGCGCCTACGGCGCGACCCAGCACCTGCTGGCCCTGGGTCACCGCCGCATCGCCCTGATCGCCGGCGGCAGCCCGACCAACCCGACCAACCTGGCCCAGCGGGCGCGCCTGCGCGGATGCCGCAGGGCGGCTGCGGACGCCGGCGTGCCGCTGGAGGAGGACCTGATCGCCGCCGGCGAGTTCTCCCTGGAATCCGGCCACCGGGCCGCCCAGACCCTGTTCGACCGCCCCGACCCGCCGACCGCGGTCCTGGCCTTCAACGACGCCATGGCCATCGGCGCGATGCGGCTGCTGCGCGAACGCGGCATCTCGGTCCCGCGCGAGGTGTCGGTCGTCGGCTTCGACGACACCCCGACCGCCGCGCTTCTGACGCCGTCGCTGACCACGGTGCGCATCTTCAGCTCCGAGCTCGGCCAGCGCGCCGCCCGGACGTTGATCGGGATGCTGCGCGGGACGAAGGTGGCGCCGGTGCCGGCGGTGTTGCCGAGCCAGCTGGTCGTGCGGGAGTCGACGGCGCCGGTGCGGCGGGAGTAG
- a CDS encoding SPW repeat protein, with protein sequence MSETAPRHASDITTHPDAQEMRERFAKVVQGPRASMLDGAVVLLGMYMAISPWVVHSISSDLRVNNLVIGLCLAAFGFGLALQPERLYRLGWIAVPVGVWMIISPWVVTAGHSAPMAVIWNNVAIGAVAVLLGLAMQGMTMGAVRTRR encoded by the coding sequence ATGTCCGAGACCGCACCACGGCATGCGTCGGACATCACCACGCACCCGGATGCGCAGGAAATGCGGGAGCGGTTCGCCAAGGTCGTGCAGGGGCCCCGTGCCTCGATGCTCGACGGCGCGGTCGTCCTGTTGGGGATGTACATGGCGATCTCGCCGTGGGTCGTGCACTCCATCTCGTCCGACCTGCGGGTGAACAACCTGGTGATCGGCCTGTGCCTGGCCGCGTTCGGCTTCGGCCTGGCGTTGCAGCCCGAGCGGCTGTACCGGCTGGGCTGGATCGCCGTGCCGGTCGGGGTGTGGATGATCATCTCGCCGTGGGTGGTGACCGCGGGCCACAGCGCGCCCATGGCCGTCATCTGGAACAACGTGGCGATCGGGGCCGTGGCCGTGCTGTTGGGCCTGGCTATGCAGGGGATGACGATGGGCGCCGTGCGCACCAGGCGCTGA
- a CDS encoding HAD-IIA family hydrolase, whose amino-acid sequence MTAETTEGAGSAGLVPFLTSQKPLAEAYDTALLDLDGVVYRGADAVPHAAEALRAAHDRGMRRAYVTNNASRTPEAVAEHLNELGVPATASEVVTSAQAAARMATACVGEGGRVLVIGGDGLMAAVRELGLKPVASADDMPDIVVQGYSPDLGWKDLAEATYAVRRGVPWIATNTDTTVPTSRGIAPGNGTLVAAVGAASGVIPQVAGKPELPLHRESILRSGATRPLIVGDRLDTDIEGAVRGNTDSLLVFTGVTTARDLLAAPPERRPSYLAEDLRGLLNSHVAPTREGVNFVSARWSAAVVSEQVVLHGHGDRIDGLRAMCAAVWDYGGKVDAEEALAQLQ is encoded by the coding sequence GTGACCGCTGAGACCACCGAGGGCGCCGGCAGCGCCGGGCTCGTGCCCTTCCTGACGTCGCAGAAGCCGCTCGCCGAGGCGTACGACACGGCCCTGCTGGACCTGGACGGCGTGGTGTACCGCGGCGCGGACGCGGTGCCGCACGCCGCCGAGGCGCTGCGGGCCGCGCACGACCGCGGCATGCGCCGCGCCTACGTGACCAACAACGCCTCCCGCACGCCGGAGGCCGTCGCCGAGCACCTCAACGAGCTCGGCGTCCCGGCCACCGCCAGCGAGGTGGTGACCTCGGCGCAGGCCGCGGCCCGGATGGCGACGGCCTGCGTCGGCGAGGGCGGCCGGGTCCTGGTGATCGGCGGCGACGGGCTGATGGCGGCGGTGCGCGAGCTGGGCCTGAAGCCGGTGGCCTCCGCCGACGACATGCCCGACATCGTGGTCCAGGGCTACTCCCCGGACCTGGGCTGGAAGGACCTGGCCGAGGCCACCTACGCGGTGCGCCGCGGCGTGCCCTGGATCGCCACCAACACCGACACCACGGTCCCCACCTCCCGCGGCATCGCCCCCGGCAACGGCACGCTGGTCGCCGCGGTCGGCGCCGCCTCCGGCGTGATCCCGCAGGTCGCGGGCAAGCCGGAGCTGCCGCTGCACCGCGAGTCGATCCTGCGCTCGGGCGCCACCCGGCCGCTGATCGTGGGCGACCGCCTGGACACCGACATCGAGGGCGCGGTCCGCGGCAACACCGACAGCCTGCTGGTCTTCACCGGCGTGACCACGGCCCGCGACCTGCTCGCGGCCCCGCCGGAGCGCCGCCCGAGCTACCTGGCCGAGGACCTGCGCGGCCTGCTGAACTCGCACGTCGCGCCGACCCGCGAGGGCGTGAACTTCGTCTCGGCGCGCTGGAGCGCCGCGGTGGTGTCCGAGCAGGTGGTGCTGCACGGCCACGGCGACCGGATCGACGGGCTGCGGGCGATGTGCGCGGCGGTGTGGGACTACGGCGGGAAGGTCGACGCCGAGGAGGCGCTGGCGCAGTTGCAGTAG
- a CDS encoding tetratricopeptide repeat protein yields MSERYGEYDAEDGVGEPTGEAADWYRQGVQLLEAGDPAAAAQLLTKVALKTPDSAPVLEALARAHFDGGLYEQAVESFAQLAHVSPDDDYAQFGWGLAAAKLGQMDVAVEHLSAAAAMRPEIRHYANALRAARSTLREQTGKKGLADT; encoded by the coding sequence ATGTCTGAGCGATACGGTGAGTACGACGCCGAGGACGGTGTCGGCGAGCCCACCGGAGAGGCCGCTGACTGGTACCGGCAAGGCGTGCAGCTGCTGGAGGCCGGCGATCCGGCCGCCGCGGCGCAGCTGCTCACCAAGGTCGCGCTGAAGACCCCCGACTCCGCGCCGGTGCTGGAGGCACTGGCCCGCGCCCACTTCGACGGCGGCCTGTACGAGCAGGCCGTGGAGAGCTTCGCGCAGCTGGCGCATGTGAGCCCGGACGACGACTACGCGCAGTTCGGCTGGGGCCTGGCCGCGGCCAAACTCGGCCAGATGGATGTCGCCGTCGAGCACCTGTCGGCCGCGGCCGCGATGCGGCCGGAAATCCGCCACTATGCCAACGCCCTGCGCGCTGCCAGGTCCACTTTGCGGGAACAGACCGGCAAGAAGGGGCTGGCCGACACCTGA
- a CDS encoding VOC family protein: MKTNRSIPSATVIPVLVYPDVRAAVEWLTEVFGFAERIRIGEDHRSQMRIGEDGAVIIADVRGARTAPQAGVETHLLKVRVEDVRAQYERVKSHGASIVGDLAEQPFGELQFTVDDLAGHRWEFCESVRDVDPAEWGGTVVEE; encoded by the coding sequence GTGAAGACAAATCGCTCGATCCCGTCTGCGACCGTCATCCCGGTGCTGGTGTATCCGGACGTCCGGGCCGCCGTGGAGTGGCTGACGGAGGTCTTCGGGTTCGCCGAGCGCATCCGGATCGGTGAGGACCACCGGTCGCAGATGCGCATCGGGGAGGACGGGGCCGTCATCATCGCCGACGTGCGCGGAGCTCGTACGGCGCCGCAGGCCGGTGTTGAGACCCATCTGTTGAAGGTCCGGGTCGAGGACGTGCGGGCGCAGTACGAGCGGGTGAAGTCGCACGGTGCCTCGATCGTCGGGGACCTGGCCGAGCAGCCGTTCGGGGAGTTGCAGTTCACGGTCGACGACCTGGCCGGCCATCGGTGGGAGTTCTGCGAGAGCGTGCGGGATGTGGATCCGGCCGAGTGGGGCGGGACTGTCGTGGAGGAGTGA
- a CDS encoding Gfo/Idh/MocA family protein gives MRQPPAVAPKVAPKATPTVALVGVHGHGRWHAQRIAELERAGRLRLTAVADPHPPEPGTIPDGVARHATLDELLATTPPDITLIATPAPTHFALAEAALRAGSDVLLEKPPVTGLAELAALRTTAAETGRIVQVGFQSLGSAALPALRTLIADGTIGEVTGIGAAGAWCRPETYWQRAPWAGKRWMNGVPALDGALTNPFAHAVVTALAVLGKDAMTQVPERTQLELFHANPVEADDTSAVRIELPGAPPIVVAVSVCAPKASEIDPWVRVQGTEGEAVFHYTAGQLTVSRSTSGVSTGVEELSKTELNKTFPEADLLANLLDHRERPDEVPLMVPLEDTVGFTAVLEAVRDAPEPRAIPAEYVSFEHSEVGRARTLAGVVELVQACARDRLLFSEAGAPWALPDH, from the coding sequence GTGCGTCAACCCCCGGCCGTCGCCCCGAAGGTCGCACCGAAAGCCACCCCGACCGTCGCCCTGGTCGGCGTCCACGGCCACGGCCGGTGGCACGCGCAACGCATCGCCGAGCTCGAACGGGCCGGCCGACTACGGCTGACAGCGGTGGCCGACCCGCATCCGCCCGAGCCCGGCACCATCCCGGACGGAGTCGCCCGCCACGCGACCCTCGACGAGCTGCTGGCCACCACGCCCCCGGACATCACGCTCATCGCCACACCCGCCCCCACGCACTTCGCCCTGGCCGAAGCCGCCCTGCGCGCCGGCTCCGACGTCCTGCTGGAGAAGCCGCCGGTCACCGGCCTGGCCGAGCTCGCGGCCCTGCGCACGACCGCGGCCGAGACCGGCCGGATCGTGCAGGTCGGCTTCCAGTCGCTGGGCTCGGCCGCGCTGCCGGCGCTGCGCACGCTGATCGCGGACGGCACGATCGGCGAGGTCACCGGCATCGGGGCGGCCGGGGCCTGGTGTCGGCCCGAGACGTACTGGCAGCGCGCGCCGTGGGCCGGGAAGCGCTGGATGAACGGGGTGCCGGCGCTGGACGGCGCGCTGACCAACCCGTTCGCGCACGCGGTCGTCACCGCGCTGGCCGTCCTCGGCAAGGACGCGATGACGCAGGTCCCCGAGCGGACGCAGTTGGAGCTGTTCCACGCGAACCCCGTCGAGGCCGACGACACCTCCGCGGTCCGGATCGAACTGCCGGGCGCGCCGCCGATCGTGGTCGCGGTTTCGGTCTGCGCCCCGAAGGCCTCCGAGATCGATCCGTGGGTGCGGGTCCAGGGCACCGAGGGCGAGGCGGTTTTCCACTACACCGCCGGTCAGCTGACCGTCTCCCGTTCTACCTCTGGTGTGAGCACCGGCGTTGAGGAACTGAGCAAGACGGAACTGAACAAGACCTTCCCCGAGGCCGATCTGCTGGCGAACCTCCTGGACCACCGCGAGCGCCCCGACGAGGTGCCGCTGATGGTCCCGCTGGAGGACACCGTCGGCTTCACAGCCGTGCTGGAGGCCGTGCGGGACGCGCCCGAGCCCCGTGCGATCCCCGCGGAGTACGTCTCGTTCGAGCACTCGGAGGTAGGACGGGCGAGAACACTGGCCGGCGTCGTCGAACTCGTGCAGGCCTGCGCACGGGATCGACTGCTGTTCTCCGAAGCCGGTGCCCCTTGGGCACTTCCCGATCACTGA